A single window of Streptomyces sp. NBC_00464 DNA harbors:
- a CDS encoding DUF397 domain-containing protein: MHHVYNGMAATELRGVVWQKSRHSNSQGSCVEFAKLPGGDVAMRNSRHPDGPALVYTPAEIEALLLGVKDGEFDHLIAEA; the protein is encoded by the coding sequence GTGCACCACGTGTACAACGGCATGGCGGCCACAGAGCTTCGCGGAGTCGTATGGCAGAAGAGCAGGCACAGCAACTCCCAGGGATCCTGCGTGGAGTTCGCGAAGCTGCCCGGCGGCGATGTGGCGATGCGCAATTCGCGTCACCCCGACGGGCCGGCGCTCGTCTATACGCCTGCGGAGATAGAGGCGCTGCTGCTCGGCGTCAAGGACGGCGAGTTCGACCACCTCATAGCGGAGGCCTGA
- a CDS encoding ATP-binding protein has translation MLEPLRQGLPPIDPSDVSGSATCALPARYEAVGGARQFTRATLSGWGLSERFDDVALVVSELVTNALRHALPAELPREPQDPPVRLHLMRWTSRLVCAVRDPSQASPVAAEAADSAESGRGLFLVDSFSDCWGWHPSPVLTTESAASGPAPRGKVVWALFRLSDPA, from the coding sequence ATGCTCGAGCCCTTACGACAGGGGCTCCCCCCCATCGATCCCTCCGACGTCTCCGGATCGGCCACCTGCGCCCTGCCCGCCCGCTACGAAGCCGTCGGTGGAGCACGGCAGTTCACCCGGGCGACCCTGAGCGGCTGGGGTCTGAGCGAACGCTTCGACGATGTCGCGCTCGTCGTCTCCGAGTTGGTCACCAACGCCCTGCGGCACGCCCTGCCCGCCGAGCTCCCGCGCGAGCCCCAGGACCCGCCCGTCCGGCTGCACCTGATGCGCTGGACCTCGCGGCTGGTGTGCGCGGTGCGCGATCCCAGCCAGGCGAGCCCCGTCGCGGCCGAGGCCGCCGACTCCGCGGAGTCGGGCCGTGGCCTGTTCCTGGTGGACTCCTTCAGCGACTGCTGGGGCTGGCACCCTTCACCCGTATTGACGACGGAGAGTGCCGCTTCCGGACCGGCGCCGCGCGGAAAGGTCGTCTGGGCGCTCTTCCGGCTGTCCGACCCCGCCTGA
- a CDS encoding helix-turn-helix domain-containing protein, translating into MGRVGPVAAGESSGSVVRRILLGSQLRRLRDSRGITREAAGYSIRASESKISRMELGRVSFKARDVEDLLTLYGVTDEAERDSLLGLAREANVAGWWHSYGDVLPGWFQTYIGLEGAASLIRIYEVQFVHGLLQTEDYAHAVVSTGMRGAPAAEVDRRVALRLARQKALVSERAPRFHAVLDEAALRRPYGGREVMRAQLRHLIEMSEQPNITLQVMPFSFGGHAGESGSFTMLRFPESDLSDIVYLEQLTSALYLDKAEEVAQYEKAMVRLHEDSPGPEESRDLLRGLLQLS; encoded by the coding sequence ATGGGGAGGGTTGGACCGGTGGCGGCAGGCGAGTCGAGTGGATCAGTGGTGCGGCGCATCCTGCTGGGCTCGCAGCTCAGGCGGTTGCGGGACTCGCGCGGCATCACCCGTGAGGCGGCCGGCTACTCCATCCGGGCTTCCGAATCGAAGATCAGCCGCATGGAGTTGGGACGGGTGAGCTTCAAGGCCAGGGACGTCGAGGACCTGCTCACGCTCTACGGAGTCACGGACGAGGCGGAGCGCGACTCCCTGCTCGGCCTGGCCCGGGAGGCCAACGTGGCGGGCTGGTGGCACAGTTACGGGGATGTGCTGCCCGGCTGGTTTCAGACCTACATCGGTCTGGAGGGTGCGGCCTCGCTCATCCGGATCTACGAAGTCCAGTTCGTGCACGGCCTGTTGCAGACCGAGGACTATGCGCACGCGGTCGTCTCGACGGGCATGCGCGGCGCCCCCGCCGCCGAGGTCGACCGCCGGGTCGCCCTGCGACTGGCGCGGCAGAAGGCCCTCGTCTCCGAACGGGCCCCCCGCTTCCATGCCGTACTCGACGAGGCTGCGCTGCGCCGCCCCTATGGCGGACGGGAAGTGATGCGCGCCCAATTGCGGCATCTGATCGAAATGTCGGAACAGCCGAACATTACGCTCCAGGTGATGCCGTTCAGTTTCGGCGGGCACGCGGGTGAGAGCGGCTCCTTTACGATGCTTCGATTCCCGGAATCCGATCTGTCGGACATTGTCTATTTGGAGCAGCTGACAAGTGCGCTCTATCTGGACAAGGCCGAAGAAGTCGCCCAGTACGAGAAGGCGATGGTTCGGCTTCACGAAGACAGTCCGGGTCCCGAGGAGAGCCGGGATCTCCTTCGTGGTCTTCTCCAACTCTCCTGA
- a CDS encoding aldehyde dehydrogenase family protein has protein sequence MSFFRELAAQYIDGEWRTGTGSWDIIDFNPYNGEKLAAITVATADEVDRAYRAAERAQRDWAATSPYERRGVLERAVRITEELADDIVEAVIDELGGTRAKALYELGAAQDFLREAAHQALHPEGRILPSPVDGKENRLYRLPVGVIGVISPFNFPFLVTMKSVAPALALGNAVVIKPNQNAPVTGGGLIARIFEKAGLPAGLLNVVVTDIAEIGDAFIEHPVPKVISFAGSDRVGRHVAATAGALFKRTILELSGNSALVVLDDADIDYAVDSAVFSRFVYQGQVCMAANRILVDRAVAPEFTGKFVARVAALRTGDPRDPQTQIGPVIDTFQADALTALVDQAIAEGATALVRGRTRGNLVEPTVLTGLPDGSPLLSQEIFGPVVLLIEFDGEEEAVRIADDSPYGLSGAVHTADAERGVRFAQRIDSGMFHVNDATVQDDPLVAFGGEKNSGTGRLNGEATVEAFTTQKWISIQHGRSPFPL, from the coding sequence ATGTCCTTCTTCCGCGAGCTGGCCGCCCAGTACATCGACGGTGAATGGCGCACCGGCACGGGCTCGTGGGACATCATCGATTTCAACCCCTACAACGGGGAAAAGCTCGCCGCCATCACCGTCGCCACCGCGGACGAGGTCGACCGCGCCTACCGCGCCGCCGAGCGCGCCCAGCGGGACTGGGCCGCCACAAGTCCGTACGAGCGCCGGGGCGTTCTGGAGCGGGCCGTGCGGATCACCGAGGAACTGGCCGACGACATCGTCGAGGCGGTCATCGACGAACTGGGCGGCACCCGGGCGAAGGCGCTGTACGAGCTGGGCGCCGCCCAGGACTTCCTGCGCGAGGCCGCCCACCAGGCGCTGCACCCCGAGGGGCGGATCCTGCCCTCCCCGGTGGACGGCAAGGAGAACCGTCTCTACCGGCTGCCGGTCGGCGTCATCGGCGTCATCAGCCCCTTCAACTTCCCCTTCCTGGTGACGATGAAGTCCGTCGCGCCGGCCCTGGCGCTCGGCAACGCGGTCGTCATCAAGCCCAACCAGAACGCGCCGGTGACCGGCGGCGGGCTGATCGCCAGGATCTTCGAGAAGGCCGGGCTGCCGGCCGGGCTGCTCAACGTCGTCGTCACCGACATCGCGGAGATAGGTGACGCGTTCATCGAGCACCCCGTCCCCAAGGTGATCTCCTTCGCCGGTTCGGACCGGGTGGGCCGCCATGTCGCCGCGACGGCGGGCGCCCTCTTCAAGCGCACCATTCTCGAACTCAGCGGCAACAGCGCCCTGGTGGTGCTCGACGACGCGGACATCGACTACGCCGTCGACTCCGCCGTCTTCAGCCGCTTCGTCTATCAGGGCCAGGTCTGCATGGCCGCCAACCGGATCCTGGTGGACCGCGCCGTCGCTCCCGAGTTCACCGGGAAGTTCGTCGCCCGGGTGGCCGCGCTCCGGACCGGTGACCCGCGTGACCCGCAGACGCAGATCGGCCCGGTCATCGACACCTTCCAGGCCGACGCGCTGACCGCCCTGGTCGACCAGGCGATCGCGGAGGGAGCCACGGCGCTGGTCCGGGGCCGCACCCGGGGCAACCTCGTCGAGCCCACCGTACTCACCGGGCTCCCGGACGGCTCCCCACTGCTCTCCCAGGAGATCTTCGGCCCGGTGGTGCTGCTGATCGAGTTCGACGGCGAGGAGGAGGCCGTACGGATCGCCGACGACAGCCCCTACGGACTCAGCGGCGCCGTGCACACCGCCGACGCCGAACGCGGGGTGCGCTTCGCCCAACGGATCGACAGCGGCATGTTCCACGTCAACGACGCCACCGTCCAGGACGATCCGCTGGTCGCCTTCGGCGGCGAGAAGAACTCCGGGACCGGCCGGCTGAACGGCGAGGCGACCGTGGAGGCGTTCACCACCCAGAAGTGGATATCGATCCAGCACGGCCGGAGTCCTTTCCCGCTCTGA
- a CDS encoding PadR family transcriptional regulator has product MSAIRLLVLCAVRQHGRAHGYQIRNDLEYWGAHEWSHAKPGSIYHALKQMAKQGVLLAHEVAPSTVGGPPRTEYEITEQGNEEYFTLLRAALTSYDQKLDVLSAGLGGIVDLERAEAVALLKERVAGLARWRSSVTEYYTPEAGPESIGHIGEIMNMWVHSADAGAEWTRGLIERIEGGAYTFAGEGDPFVGVLAEGEKNPYATGAADEDR; this is encoded by the coding sequence ATGTCCGCGATCCGGTTGTTGGTCCTCTGCGCCGTGCGGCAGCACGGCCGGGCGCACGGCTATCAGATCCGCAACGACCTGGAGTACTGGGGCGCGCACGAGTGGTCGCACGCCAAGCCGGGATCGATCTACCACGCACTGAAGCAGATGGCGAAGCAGGGCGTCCTGCTCGCCCACGAGGTCGCCCCGAGCACGGTGGGCGGGCCGCCGCGTACCGAGTACGAGATCACCGAGCAGGGCAACGAGGAGTACTTCACGCTGCTGCGCGCGGCGCTGACCTCGTACGACCAGAAGCTGGACGTGCTGTCGGCCGGGCTGGGCGGGATCGTCGACCTGGAGCGGGCCGAGGCGGTGGCCCTGCTCAAGGAGCGGGTGGCCGGTCTCGCCCGGTGGCGGAGCTCCGTCACCGAGTACTACACGCCCGAGGCGGGGCCCGAGTCGATCGGTCACATCGGCGAGATCATGAACATGTGGGTGCACTCCGCGGACGCGGGGGCGGAGTGGACCCGGGGGCTGATCGAGCGCATCGAGGGCGGGGCGTACACCTTCGCGGGTGAGGGCGATCCGTTCGTCGGCGTGCTGGCCGAGGGCGAGAAGAACCCGTACGCGACCGGCGCCGCCGACGAGGACCGCTGA
- a CDS encoding glutamate decarboxylase, translated as MPLHKGSAHTTEPSDAQRKLALNPFFGEADPTAGMESAPPRHKLPDGPLPPATAYGLVHDELMLDGNSRLNLATFVTTWMEPQAGVLMGECRDKNMIDKDEYPRTAELERRCVAMLADLWNAPDPATAVGCSTTGSSEACMLAAMALKRRWAARNADRYPATARPNLVMGVNVQVCWDKFCTFWEVEPRLVPMEGDRFHLDPQAAADLCDENTIGVVGILGSTFDGSYEPIAELCAALDALQERTGLDIPVHVDGASGAMVAPFLDEDLVWDFRLPRVASINTSGHKYGLVYPGVGWALWRSPAELPEELVFRVNYLGGDMPTFALNFSRPGAQVVAQYYTFLRLGREGYRAVQQASRDVAMGLARKIEELGDFRLLTLGDQLPVFALTTKPEVTAYDVFDVSRRLRERGWLVPAYTFPANREDLSVLRIVCRNGFSSDLAELLLEDLRLLLPELRGQDHPLSAEHGPATSFHH; from the coding sequence ATGCCGCTCCACAAGGGCTCCGCACACACCACCGAACCGTCCGACGCACAGCGCAAGCTCGCGCTCAACCCGTTCTTCGGGGAGGCCGACCCCACCGCCGGCATGGAGTCCGCACCGCCCCGGCACAAGCTGCCGGACGGACCGCTGCCGCCCGCGACCGCCTACGGCCTCGTCCATGACGAGCTGATGCTCGACGGCAATTCGCGGCTCAACCTCGCCACCTTCGTCACCACCTGGATGGAACCCCAGGCCGGCGTGCTGATGGGCGAGTGCCGCGACAAGAACATGATCGACAAGGACGAGTACCCGCGCACCGCGGAACTGGAACGGCGCTGCGTGGCGATGCTCGCCGACCTGTGGAACGCCCCCGATCCCGCCACGGCCGTCGGCTGTTCGACGACCGGGTCGAGCGAGGCCTGCATGCTGGCCGCCATGGCGCTCAAACGGCGCTGGGCGGCCAGGAACGCCGACCGCTATCCGGCGACCGCCCGGCCCAACCTGGTCATGGGCGTCAATGTGCAGGTCTGCTGGGACAAGTTCTGCACGTTCTGGGAGGTCGAGCCGCGCCTCGTCCCGATGGAGGGCGACCGCTTCCACCTCGACCCGCAGGCCGCCGCCGACCTCTGCGACGAGAACACCATCGGCGTGGTCGGCATCCTCGGCTCCACCTTCGACGGCAGCTACGAGCCCATCGCGGAGCTGTGCGCGGCCCTCGACGCCCTCCAGGAGCGCACCGGCCTGGACATCCCCGTCCACGTCGACGGGGCGTCGGGTGCGATGGTGGCACCCTTCCTGGACGAGGACCTGGTGTGGGACTTCCGGCTCCCCCGGGTCGCCTCGATCAACACCTCCGGGCACAAGTACGGACTGGTCTACCCGGGCGTCGGCTGGGCGCTGTGGCGCTCGCCCGCCGAACTGCCCGAGGAGCTGGTCTTCCGGGTCAACTACCTGGGCGGCGACATGCCGACCTTCGCGCTGAACTTCTCCCGGCCGGGCGCCCAGGTCGTGGCGCAGTACTACACCTTCCTGCGGCTGGGCCGGGAGGGATACCGGGCCGTACAGCAGGCGTCGCGGGACGTGGCCATGGGACTGGCGAGGAAGATCGAGGAACTCGGCGACTTCCGGCTGCTCACCCTGGGCGACCAGCTACCGGTCTTCGCGCTGACGACCAAGCCGGAGGTGACGGCGTACGACGTCTTCGACGTGTCGCGCCGACTGCGTGAGCGCGGCTGGCTGGTGCCCGCGTACACCTTCCCGGCCAACCGGGAGGACCTTTCCGTGCTCCGGATCGTGTGCCGCAACGGCTTCTCGTCGGACCTGGCGGAACTGCTGCTGGAGGACCTGCGGCTCCTGCTGCCCGAACTGCGCGGCCAGGACCACCCGCTGAGCGCCGAGCACGGCCCGGCGACCTCCTTCCACCACTGA
- a CDS encoding ion channel protein — protein sequence MATDSAVSAGPAPARRLLLLLVPALAVGVLSALVLLGVSLLAEQLQDVLWETLPDALSVGRYSSLWMIVMLTSIGLVTGLAVRAVPGRAGPDPATMGLVDPPLPPGVVPGLLLVTVLALAGGVSLGPENPITAANIALAYWVGRRFVPGAPAELWLGLAAAGTIGALFGTPVAAALILTETLTATPGKGALWDRLFGPLAAGAAGALTMVLAAHPSFDLSLPDYPGAHWGDLLSAVVIASAGAVLGLAAVYAFPHVHRAFRALGHPVLAMTAGGLLLGLLGALGGHLTLFKGLDEVKALAADPDGWSAAEFGGMAVVKTAALLIAATCGFRGGRIFPAVFCGVALGLCAHALVDGIPVTLAVTCGVLGILLAVTRQGWLSLFTAAVLASDMSLLPLLCVATLPAWLLVTGRPLMQLREDGTPLR from the coding sequence ATGGCCACCGATTCCGCTGTCTCCGCCGGCCCGGCCCCCGCGCGCCGGCTGCTGCTGCTCCTCGTGCCCGCGCTGGCCGTCGGCGTGCTCTCGGCGCTCGTCCTGCTCGGCGTCAGCCTGCTCGCCGAGCAGCTGCAGGACGTGCTCTGGGAGACGCTGCCCGACGCCCTGTCGGTCGGCCGGTACTCCTCGCTGTGGATGATCGTGATGCTCACCTCGATCGGCCTGGTGACCGGCCTGGCCGTCCGGGCGGTGCCCGGCCGGGCCGGCCCCGACCCGGCGACCATGGGACTGGTCGACCCGCCGCTGCCGCCGGGCGTGGTGCCGGGGCTGCTGCTGGTGACGGTCCTGGCCCTGGCGGGCGGCGTCAGCCTGGGGCCGGAGAATCCGATCACCGCGGCCAACATCGCACTGGCCTACTGGGTGGGCCGCCGGTTCGTGCCGGGCGCCCCGGCCGAGCTGTGGCTAGGGCTCGCCGCCGCGGGCACCATCGGCGCACTCTTCGGCACCCCGGTCGCCGCCGCACTGATCCTCACCGAGACGCTCACCGCCACCCCCGGCAAGGGCGCACTCTGGGACCGGCTCTTCGGACCGCTCGCGGCCGGGGCGGCGGGAGCACTGACCATGGTCCTGGCCGCCCACCCCAGCTTCGACCTCTCCCTGCCCGACTATCCGGGCGCCCACTGGGGCGATCTGCTCTCCGCCGTCGTCATCGCCTCCGCCGGGGCCGTGCTCGGACTCGCGGCGGTGTACGCCTTCCCCCATGTGCACCGCGCCTTCCGCGCCCTGGGGCACCCGGTCCTCGCCATGACCGCGGGCGGGCTGCTGCTGGGGCTGCTCGGGGCCCTCGGTGGACACCTCACCCTGTTCAAGGGGCTGGACGAGGTGAAGGCGCTCGCCGCCGATCCGGACGGCTGGTCGGCCGCCGAGTTCGGGGGCATGGCGGTGGTGAAGACCGCGGCCCTGCTGATCGCGGCGACCTGCGGCTTCCGGGGCGGCCGGATCTTCCCCGCGGTGTTCTGCGGCGTCGCGCTCGGCCTGTGCGCCCACGCCCTGGTCGACGGGATCCCGGTGACGCTCGCGGTGACGTGCGGGGTGCTCGGCATTCTGCTCGCCGTCACCCGGCAGGGCTGGCTGAGCCTGTTCACGGCGGCGGTACTGGCCTCCGACATGAGCCTGCTCCCGCTGCTGTGCGTCGCCACCCTGCCGGCCTGGCTGCTGGTGACCGGACGGCCGCTGATGCAGCTGCGCGAGGACGGTACGCCGCTGCGCTGA